Proteins from one Bos indicus x Bos taurus breed Angus x Brahman F1 hybrid chromosome 19, Bos_hybrid_MaternalHap_v2.0, whole genome shotgun sequence genomic window:
- the CTNS gene encoding cystinosin isoform X3, whose protein sequence is MSSRPREAGTVRDDCLVPSGRCPEPRGPQFIEIKEHDKEVAGYFYPFPPAAHREMWRPLNATLVITFEITFRSKNVTILQLPDEVVVPPGTTNSSFRVKSQSVGQVTTYLHGNHSNQTSPRIRFLVIHSNIVSIINQVIGWIYFVAWSVSFYPQVITNWRRKSVVGLSFDLVVLNLMGFVAYSVFNVGLFWVPSIKEQFLLKYPNGVNPVDSNDVFFSLHAVALTLVVIVQCLLYEAYMNFHYKSTEGWSIGNVLLDFTGGSFSLLQMFLQSYNNDQWTLIFGDPTKFGLGIFSIIFDVVFFIQHFCLYRKKPGLQAVHRASGSRPRQD, encoded by the exons ATGTCAAGCCGACCCCGGGAAGCGGGTACAGTCCGAGACGACTGCCTCGTTCCATCTGGTCGATGCCCTGAGCCTAGAGGACCTCAG TTCATTGAAATCAAGGAACATGATAAGGAGGTGGCtggttatttttatccttttcccCCTGCAGCTCATAGAGAAATGTG GCGCCCTTTAAATGCAACCTTGGTGATCACTTTTGAAATCACATTTCGTTCAAAAAACGTTACTATCCTTCAGCTCCCTGATGAA GTTGTGGTGCCTCCTGGAACAACAAATTCCTCTTTTCGAGTGAAATCTCAAAGTGTTGGACAAGTTACCACTTATCTGCATGGAAATCACTCCAACCAGACCAG CCCAAGGATACGCTTCTTGGTGATCCACAGCAACATCGTCAGCATCATAAACCAGGTGATTGGCTGGATCTACTTTGTGGCCTGGTCGGTCTCCTTCTACCCTCAGGTGATCACCAACTGGAGGCGGAAAAG TGTCGTGGGTCTGAGCTTCGACTTAGTGGTCCTCAACCTGATGGGGTTCGTGGCCTACAGCGTGTTCAACGTCGGCCTCTTCTGGGTGCCTTCCATCAAG gaGCAGTTTCTCCTCAAATACCCCAACGGCGTGAACCCCGTGGACAGCAACGACGTCTTCTTCAGCCTGCACGCGGTCGCCCTCACCCTGGTTGTCATAGTGCAGTGCCTCCTGTACGAG GCCTACATGAACTTTCACTACAAAAGCACCGAGGGCTGGAGCATTGGCAACGTGCTTCTGGACTTCACTGGGGGCAGCTTCAGTCTCCTCCAGATGTTTCTGCAGTCCTACAACAATG ACCAGTGGACACTGATCTTCGGAGACCCAACCAAGTTTGGCCTCGGCATCTTCTCCATCATCTTCGATGTTGTCTTCTTCATCCAGCACTTTTGCTTGTACAGAAAGAAACCAGG GCTTCAGGCAGTACACAGGGCTTCTGGCAGCCGTCCCAGGCAGGACTGA
- the CTNS gene encoding cystinosin isoform X1, which yields MSSRPREAGTVRDDCLVPSGRCPEPRGPQFIEIKEHDKEVAGYFYPFPPAAHREMWRPLNATLVITFEITFRSKNVTILQLPDEVVVPPGTTNSSFRVKSQSVGQVTTYLHGNHSNQTSPRIRFLVIHSNIVSIINQVIGWIYFVAWSVSFYPQVITNWRRKSVVGLSFDLVVLNLMGFVAYSVFNVGLFWVPSIKEQFLLKYPNGVNPVDSNDVFFSLHAVALTLVVIVQCLLYERGSQRVSWLAISFLVLSWLSTLIALIMAAVGATTWLQFLFCFSYIKLAVTLVKYFPQAYMNFHYKSTEGWSIGNVLLDFTGGSFSLLQMFLQSYNNDQWTLIFGDPTKFGLGIFSIIFDVVFFIQHFCLYRKKPGLQAVHRASGSRPRQD from the exons ATGTCAAGCCGACCCCGGGAAGCGGGTACAGTCCGAGACGACTGCCTCGTTCCATCTGGTCGATGCCCTGAGCCTAGAGGACCTCAG TTCATTGAAATCAAGGAACATGATAAGGAGGTGGCtggttatttttatccttttcccCCTGCAGCTCATAGAGAAATGTG GCGCCCTTTAAATGCAACCTTGGTGATCACTTTTGAAATCACATTTCGTTCAAAAAACGTTACTATCCTTCAGCTCCCTGATGAA GTTGTGGTGCCTCCTGGAACAACAAATTCCTCTTTTCGAGTGAAATCTCAAAGTGTTGGACAAGTTACCACTTATCTGCATGGAAATCACTCCAACCAGACCAG CCCAAGGATACGCTTCTTGGTGATCCACAGCAACATCGTCAGCATCATAAACCAGGTGATTGGCTGGATCTACTTTGTGGCCTGGTCGGTCTCCTTCTACCCTCAGGTGATCACCAACTGGAGGCGGAAAAG TGTCGTGGGTCTGAGCTTCGACTTAGTGGTCCTCAACCTGATGGGGTTCGTGGCCTACAGCGTGTTCAACGTCGGCCTCTTCTGGGTGCCTTCCATCAAG gaGCAGTTTCTCCTCAAATACCCCAACGGCGTGAACCCCGTGGACAGCAACGACGTCTTCTTCAGCCTGCACGCGGTCGCCCTCACCCTGGTTGTCATAGTGCAGTGCCTCCTGTACGAG CGAGGCAGCCAGCGTGTGTCCTGGCTGGCCATCAGCTTCCTGGTGCTCTCCTGGCTCTCCACACTCATCGCCCTGATCATGGCTGCGGTCGGGGCAACCACATGGCTGcagtttctcttctgtttctcctACATCAAGCTGGCAGTGACGCTGGTCAAGTATTTTCCACAG GCCTACATGAACTTTCACTACAAAAGCACCGAGGGCTGGAGCATTGGCAACGTGCTTCTGGACTTCACTGGGGGCAGCTTCAGTCTCCTCCAGATGTTTCTGCAGTCCTACAACAATG ACCAGTGGACACTGATCTTCGGAGACCCAACCAAGTTTGGCCTCGGCATCTTCTCCATCATCTTCGATGTTGTCTTCTTCATCCAGCACTTTTGCTTGTACAGAAAGAAACCAGG GCTTCAGGCAGTACACAGGGCTTCTGGCAGCCGTCCCAGGCAGGACTGA
- the CTNS gene encoding cystinosin isoform X2, with protein sequence MIRRWLVIFILFPLQLIEKCESTVDFSVPPIVKLEKGSSTSVSISLPRPLNATLVITFEITFRSKNVTILQLPDEVVVPPGTTNSSFRVKSQSVGQVTTYLHGNHSNQTSPRIRFLVIHSNIVSIINQVIGWIYFVAWSVSFYPQVITNWRRKSVVGLSFDLVVLNLMGFVAYSVFNVGLFWVPSIKEQFLLKYPNGVNPVDSNDVFFSLHAVALTLVVIVQCLLYERGSQRVSWLAISFLVLSWLSTLIALIMAAVGATTWLQFLFCFSYIKLAVTLVKYFPQAYMNFHYKSTEGWSIGNVLLDFTGGSFSLLQMFLQSYNNDQWTLIFGDPTKFGLGIFSIIFDVVFFIQHFCLYRKKPGLQAVHRASGSRPRQD encoded by the exons ATGATAAGGAGGTGGCtggttatttttatccttttcccCCTGCAGCTCATAGAGAAATGTG AGTCAACAGTTGACTTCTCTGTACCTCCCATCGTGAAGCTGGAAAAAGGAAGCTCCACCAGCGTCAGCATCTCCCTCCC GCGCCCTTTAAATGCAACCTTGGTGATCACTTTTGAAATCACATTTCGTTCAAAAAACGTTACTATCCTTCAGCTCCCTGATGAA GTTGTGGTGCCTCCTGGAACAACAAATTCCTCTTTTCGAGTGAAATCTCAAAGTGTTGGACAAGTTACCACTTATCTGCATGGAAATCACTCCAACCAGACCAG CCCAAGGATACGCTTCTTGGTGATCCACAGCAACATCGTCAGCATCATAAACCAGGTGATTGGCTGGATCTACTTTGTGGCCTGGTCGGTCTCCTTCTACCCTCAGGTGATCACCAACTGGAGGCGGAAAAG TGTCGTGGGTCTGAGCTTCGACTTAGTGGTCCTCAACCTGATGGGGTTCGTGGCCTACAGCGTGTTCAACGTCGGCCTCTTCTGGGTGCCTTCCATCAAG gaGCAGTTTCTCCTCAAATACCCCAACGGCGTGAACCCCGTGGACAGCAACGACGTCTTCTTCAGCCTGCACGCGGTCGCCCTCACCCTGGTTGTCATAGTGCAGTGCCTCCTGTACGAG CGAGGCAGCCAGCGTGTGTCCTGGCTGGCCATCAGCTTCCTGGTGCTCTCCTGGCTCTCCACACTCATCGCCCTGATCATGGCTGCGGTCGGGGCAACCACATGGCTGcagtttctcttctgtttctcctACATCAAGCTGGCAGTGACGCTGGTCAAGTATTTTCCACAG GCCTACATGAACTTTCACTACAAAAGCACCGAGGGCTGGAGCATTGGCAACGTGCTTCTGGACTTCACTGGGGGCAGCTTCAGTCTCCTCCAGATGTTTCTGCAGTCCTACAACAATG ACCAGTGGACACTGATCTTCGGAGACCCAACCAAGTTTGGCCTCGGCATCTTCTCCATCATCTTCGATGTTGTCTTCTTCATCCAGCACTTTTGCTTGTACAGAAAGAAACCAGG GCTTCAGGCAGTACACAGGGCTTCTGGCAGCCGTCCCAGGCAGGACTGA
- the TAX1BP3 gene encoding tax1-binding protein 3 isoform X1 — MSYVPGQPVTAVVQRVEIHKLRQGENLILGFSIGGGIDQDPSQNPFSEDKTDKGIYVTRVSEGGPAEIAGLQIGDKIMQVNGWDMTMVTHDQARKRLTKRSEEVVRLLVTRQSLQKAVQQSMLS, encoded by the exons ATGTCCTACGTCCCGGGCCAGCCGGTCACCGCCGTGGTG CAAAGAGTTGAAATTCACAAGCTGCGTCAAGGTGAGAACTTAATTCTGGGCTTCAGCATTGGAGGCGGAATTGACCAGGATCCCTCCCAGAACCCTTTCTCAGAAGATAAGACAGACAAG GGCATTTACGTCACACGGGTATCCGAAGGAGGCCCTGCGGAAATTGCTGGGCTGCAGATCGGGGACAAGATCATGCAG GTGAACGGCTGGGACATGACCATGGTCACACATGACCAGGCCCGGAAGCGGCTCACCAAGCGCTCGGAGGAGGTGGTGCGTCTGCTGGTGACGCGGCAATCACTGCAGAAGGCCGTGCAGCAGTCCATGCTGTCCTAG
- the TAX1BP3 gene encoding tax1-binding protein 3 isoform X2, which translates to MSYVPGQPVTAVVQRVEIHKLRQGENLILGFSIGGGIDQDPSQNPFSEDKTDKVNGWDMTMVTHDQARKRLTKRSEEVVRLLVTRQSLQKAVQQSMLS; encoded by the exons ATGTCCTACGTCCCGGGCCAGCCGGTCACCGCCGTGGTG CAAAGAGTTGAAATTCACAAGCTGCGTCAAGGTGAGAACTTAATTCTGGGCTTCAGCATTGGAGGCGGAATTGACCAGGATCCCTCCCAGAACCCTTTCTCAGAAGATAAGACAGACAAG GTGAACGGCTGGGACATGACCATGGTCACACATGACCAGGCCCGGAAGCGGCTCACCAAGCGCTCGGAGGAGGTGGTGCGTCTGCTGGTGACGCGGCAATCACTGCAGAAGGCCGTGCAGCAGTCCATGCTGTCCTAG
- the EMC6 gene encoding ER membrane protein complex subunit 6 translates to MAAVVAKREGPPFISEAAVRGNAAVLDYCRTSVSALSGATAGILGLTGLYGFIFYLLASILLSLLLILKAGRRWNKYFKSRRPLFTGGLIGGLFTYVLFWTFLYGMVHVY, encoded by the coding sequence ATGGCCGCTGTGGTGGCCAAGCGCGAAGGGCCGCCATTCATCAGCGAGGCCGCCGTGCGGGGCAACGCCGCCGTCCTGGATTACTGCCGGACCTCGGTGTCGGCTTTGTCGGGGGCCACGGCCGGCATCCTCGGCCTCACTGGCCTCTACGGCTTCATCTTTTACCTGCTCGCCTCCATCTTGCTCTCCCTGCTTTTAATTCTCAAGGCGGGAAGGAGGTGGAACAAATATTTTAAGTCGCGAAGACCTCTCTTTACAGGGGGTCTCATCGGAGGCCTCTTCACCTACGTCCTGTTCTGGACATTCCTCTACGGCATGGTGCACGTCTACTGA